TACCAACCGTCAGCTCCAATGGCAAGAAGACCGGATTTCTATGACCGAAACGTAATGGACTGTACCATTTTTTCCTGAGTGCCCCTGCATCCCATTGTGGAGCATCCGGCAAGATGTAGTTATTTCAATACCCATAAGTTCGAAAGGAGAGCCTACTCTTTCAACGGTTTAATTTGTGGGTATCTGTAACCCTCCTGAGCCTTTTCACCAAGACAGGGATGTCCTGCTCACTCAATGTTGTGAAACAACACCTGAACCATCCAGGCTCAATGCAGTGGCAAGATGAACCTGGAGTAGCATTGACCTTTGCCTCTTCCAACAGCCTGTCCCAAAGCATGCGCTCTCCTTTCTCACTATAAGACCGGATGTACCTGCTCATGTCTGCCCAGCAATAGAACCCTCCACTGCTCTTGAAGCACTCAATCCCCACTTGTTTCAAAGCATCTACAAACAAAAGGTACATTTTCCGGAGTCTGTCTCTGTTAATTTTTAGGTATTCTGAAATGAACTTTTCGTCTGAAAGCATCGAAACAAGCAGGCGTTGAGTCGGAGTTGAAACAGATGAGAATCTAGCAATCTTAGCAGCAGCTGCCACAATGTTTTCATTGTAGGAATATATCACTCCAACTCGAAACCCTGCAAGAGATAGGTCTTTCGAGAGTCCATATATGATGTGCACCCGGCCTTTATCAAAGCCTTCTAGCTCATCCACAACCTCTGCCACACTGACAAATTTATCACTTCCATATGTTGAACCAGCAAATATTTCATCAGAAATTAAGTGAATGTTCTTCTCTGCAGCAAACTCTAGAAGATCATGCAGTGTTTCCCTGGGGACAATGCCTCCTGTAGGGTTGGAAGGGTTGGATATGAGAACACCACGAACCCTTACTCCTCGCTTCTTTGCCTGTTTGTAAGCTATTTCTAGAGCAGTGTTACTAATGTTGAAGTTGTCAGTGCTACGGCAAGGAACAGGTATCAACTCAACACCAGTTCGCCATTTTATGTCCCTGTCCCAACTGCAGAATAAAGTGATGAAGTCAGTGCTTCACTTTAAAGATCAAAACTATGCACACAAGTGCCCCTAGAGTGTGAGGGAGATAAAAGTACCCAGGGTAGTATGGTGACGGGACAAGAAATGCATTTCCTGGATCAGCTAGACAGAAACTCAGTATTTCCATTGCAGGAGTCGCACCAGAGGTTATCACCATTTGAGATGGATCAAAGGATACTGATTCTTGCATGATTTGCCTCATAAATCCGGCAAGAGCCTGAAATTAAAATCAAACAGTTCATATTAGAAATTTACCCGatcaaaaaacaaaagaaaacagaaaTTCATGGATTTTAGTTTGAGAATATTGCCAAAAAATGAAATTCCGGCATTGGTTTGAAATAGAACTGCCAAATAAGGTAAGTGTTCCAGTTTTATTGAAGCGTCACAATTCAGACCAGGCTAATTAGATAGATTCCCAAAATGATTTGGATGGGGGAAAAAAGCACTAAAAAGCAACgagcaaaaatagaaaataagcAAAAAGAGAAAGTAGATCTATTTGTGAAATAGAAGTGCTTCCAACATCCAATAAGCAGAGCCATCGTAATCTCAACTTCAGTTGGGTCCTAGGTGTTTTAGGAGCATATCATTCAACACTGAACAACTTTGTGCTAAGCAGTATAATCGATGTAAAATCTCAGGTCAAATTCACAAATATGAAGAGCAGTGGAAGTCACAGAAACATGGAGTTAAAACTCTTGAAATCTTCTCTGCTTTACAAACAAGCTGATCAGGACGTCAAGGTCTTCTCAGTTTAAGACAAGATTTGACAAATGGCACAATTCCAGCCACTAGAAGTCCAAAACTAAAATGACAAACAAGAAAAAAGCAGTACCAGAATGGTGACTCTTTGTCACATCTGCTTTGGATAACATATATAGGGCCACGAAAAATTAAAAGCAAAAGGAAACAAACATAATTACACAGCACAATGAGAATTAAGAACAATCATACCCCACTTCAGGCTTAGACACTAACTTCAGTTGGGATAGGCATGATATTCAGCAATTCAATGATTAACTCAATACTGTACTCTGATTGAGCTAGCAAGTTCAAGACTGTGTCTAGGATAACATCCATCGAATCAAATCAGTCACCCAAAAAGTACCAATGACACATCAACCATTGCTGAAAGAGGAAAACAACTAAAAATGATCTAATTTTTACATGAGAAATGATTTATCATACTACTCCACGGGTTAAATGAAGCAGCATCATAGCATAAGTTCTTAAAATCGGCTATTTTTATTGATGGAACCGAGGTGCCCGATTCCACATCATAGCATTTTAGATCAGACATGGAACACATCGTGCTGACAGAATCATAGAATGTGCTGCTGTTTTTCAGGACAGAAGAACACATAGGAGGGGAATATAGGCGGATTCCGTTGGCTTACCATCTTCAAGGCAAGTATGCCGTCGTACGGTTGGTAGGTGGCGAGCCCCCTGATGGTGAggtccctctcctcctcccctcctcccgtCATCCCCTCCAGCATCGCCGCCCCCGCGTGCTCCTCCATCCACCTCCCAACCAAATCCAGCGACAGCTGCACGCACGCCACGTCAAAATCTTAATTGATGATTCCAAGGACGGCACAGGAATGAAGGAAGGGGTATGATTTTTACGTGGTTCTCGGCGAGGCCGAGGTTAATGAGTCCGTCGGGGTTGGATGCCGGGTGGTAGGGGTCGTCGGCGCATCGGCGGAGGCCGGCGTAGTAGAGGGAGTCCTCGTCCCCGGCGCGCACGACGGCGCCGCGGGCGGAGAGCGCCGGGAGCGCGGCGCGCGGCGAGAGGATGCCACGGGAGAGGGAGCGGTGGATAGGGGAGGTCGTCGTGGAGTTGGCGTTGGTGGAGGAAGAGCCGCGGGATCCAGGGCGCGGCGGGTGCGGGGGACGGTTGCGCTTGATGTAGAGCTGGAGGAAGTAGAAGAGGGCGCAGGGGATGAGGGAGCCGAGCACGAGGCCGCCCCGGCCCTGCACAACCCCCTGCAGCGGCACCACGATGCGCATCCCCCCGTccgcgcgcggccgccgcgccttGTCGCGTGACGACGACTTCTTCTTGCCGGctttgtcgtcgtcgtcgtccctCATGGGAGGTTGTGAGCGCGGCGCGGGTGGTGCCGCGTCTTCTTGTTGGgcgcgcgccggcgccggggcaGCATAGGCGGGCGTGTGGTGGTGGGCGGGATTGGGTTGGCGCGGGCGGGGGATTTGAGGGTTTGGCCT
The sequence above is drawn from the Phragmites australis chromosome 10, lpPhrAust1.1, whole genome shotgun sequence genome and encodes:
- the LOC133930931 gene encoding 1-aminocyclopropane-1-carboxylate synthase 6-like, whose amino-acid sequence is MRDDDDDKAGKKKSSSRDKARRPRADGGMRIVVPLQGVVQGRGGLVLGSLIPCALFYFLQLYIKRNRPPHPPRPGSRGSSSTNANSTTTSPIHRSLSRGILSPRAALPALSARGAVVRAGDEDSLYYAGLRRCADDPYHPASNPDGLINLGLAENHLSLDLVGRWMEEHAGAAMLEGMTGGGEEERDLTIRGLATYQPYDGILALKMALAGFMRQIMQESVSFDPSQMVITSGATPAMEILSFCLADPGNAFLVPSPYYPGWDRDIKWRTGVELIPVPCRSTDNFNISNTALEIAYKQAKKRGVRVRGVLISNPSNPTGGIVPRETLHDLLEFAAEKNIHLISDEIFAGSTYGSDKFVSVAEVVDELEGFDKGRVHIIYGLSKDLSLAGFRVGVIYSYNENIVAAAAKIARFSSVSTPTQRLLVSMLSDEKFISEYLKINRDRLRKMYLLFVDALKQVGIECFKSSGGFYCWADMSRYIRSYSEKGERMLWDRLLEEAKVNATPGSSCHCIEPGWFRCCFTTLSEQDIPVLVKRLRRVTDTHKLNR